The nucleotide window GGACGTCCTCGTCGAGGATGTAGTCCGACTTCTCGCCGCCGAGCCACAGCACGGGGTGGTCGAACACGCGGTCCGGGTCCTCGGGGACGACCGGGTCCGGGAACCGCCCGACCTCCTCGAGGTGCTCGAAGAGCATCCGCACGTTGGGCTGCCATGAGAAGTGCCCGCCCTCGCGGCGCAGGTTCTGGAGGAGGAAGCCGCGCACACGTTCGTCGTGGACGTGCTCGGCCATCGCCGCGTCCGCCTCGGCGCGCGTGGAGTAGGCACCGAGGTCCATCTCCAGCATGGTGCCGAGCAGGTGCACGAACTCGTCCGTGGCCGAGGGGGACATGCGCGGGGAGATGTCCACCACCACGAGCCGCTCCACGAGATCAGGGTGGCGCAGCGCGAGGACCATGGCCACCTTGCCGCCCATCGAGTGGCCGAGCAGGTGCACGGGCCCGTCCGCGGCGAGCCCGGCGCGCAGGTGCTCGGCCACGCGGTCGGCCATCCCGGGGTAGTCCACCGCGTCGGTCCACGGCGACTGGCCGTGGTCCGGGAGGTCCACGAGCTCGAGCGTGAAGTCGTCGGCGAGCGCGTTCGCCACGCCCGTGAAGTTGCGGCCGCGGCCCATGAGGCCGTGGAGGAACGCGACGCGGTGCGGGCCCGATCCCACCGTCGTGGAGGCGAGGGGCTCGGCGTCGGTGAGCGGGGAGGAGGAGGAGTCGGTGGTCGGCACGGGCTCCAGGGTAGTGCCGCGCGGGCCGAGGGGCGCGGCCTCCTCGCCTCCGGCGCACTCGAGGACACGGGGCGCGTCCGCGAGGGCACCCGGCACCGGCCCCCGCCGGCCTCAGCCGGTCACGCGGGGCGCCCGGGTGTGCGCCGCGTCGGACATGTCCTCGAGCTCGCGCCCCTTGGTCTCCGGGATCATCGTGGCGACGAAGAGGAACGAGAGGGCTGCCATCACCGCGTACAGGCCGTAGGCAAACATCAGGCCGAGGTCCGCCAGCGCCGGGAACGTCGTGGAGATCGCGAAGTTGGCCACCCACTGGGCGGACGCAGCCACCGCGAGCGCCCCGGCGCGGATGCGGTTGGGGAACATCTCGCCGAGCAGGACCCACGTGATGGGGCCCCACGAGACGCCGAAGAACACCACGAACGCGTTCGCGGCGATCAGCGCGACGGTGGACATGGGAGCGGCGAGCACCACCGAGGAGGAGCCGTCGGCCGCGGTGACGGCCGTGGCCGTGGAGAAGGCGTAGGCCATCGCGCCGAGGCTCACGGCCATGCCCGCGGAGCCGACCAGCAGCATCGGACGGCGCCCCACCCGGTCCACGAGGGCGAGGGCCACCAGCGTCACCACGATGTTCGTGACGGAGGTGATCACCGTGATCGTCAGGGCGTCGGACTCGCCGAAGCCGACCGAGCGCCACAGCGTGGTGGAGTAGTAGAAGATCACGTTGATCCCCACGGCCTGCTGGAACACGGAGAGCAGGATGCCGACCCACACGATGGGCTTGAGGCCAAGGGCGTCCCCGCGCAGGTCGCGCAGGCTCTCCCGCTGCTCGGAGTTCAGCGAGCGGCGGATGTCCTCGATCATGGGGGCCGGGTCGGCGACGCCGGTGAAGTCGCGCAGCACGTGGGCGGCGTCGTCGAGCCGGCCCCGGGCCACGAGGTAGCGCGGTGACTCGGGCAGGCGCAGGGAGCAGACGCCGTAGAGAACCGCGGGCACGGCCGCCGCGAGGAACATCCAGCGCCACGCCGGCATGCCGAACCACAGCGTCTCGGCGGCGCCGCCGGCGACGTTGGCGAACAGCGCGTCCGAGAGGAGCGCCACGAAGATGCCGAGAACGATCGCCAGCTGCTGCAGCGATCCCAGCCGGCCGCGGACCCGGGCCGGGCTGACCTCCGCGATGTACGCCGGTGCGATCACCGAGGCGGCGCCGACGCCGAGTCCGCCGACCAGACGCCACAGGATCAGGTCCACGACCCCGAAGGCGAAGCCTGAGCCGATCGCCGAGACGAGGAAGAGCACGGCCGCGATCACCATGACGGGG belongs to Micrococcus sp. 2A and includes:
- a CDS encoding alpha/beta fold hydrolase produces the protein MPTTDSSSSPLTDAEPLASTTVGSGPHRVAFLHGLMGRGRNFTGVANALADDFTLELVDLPDHGQSPWTDAVDYPGMADRVAEHLRAGLAADGPVHLLGHSMGGKVAMVLALRHPDLVERLVVVDISPRMSPSATDEFVHLLGTMLEMDLGAYSTRAEADAAMAEHVHDERVRGFLLQNLRREGGHFSWQPNVRMLFEHLEEVGRFPDPVVPEDPDRVFDHPVLWLGGEKSDYILDEDVPEMKALFPRVVRVTVRDASHWVHADQPEAFVSAVRTFLTAD
- a CDS encoding sugar porter family MFS transporter, giving the protein MAEQHAPAGQVTSRLNARVVGISLAAALGGFMFGFDTSVINGAVDALAADFALGPALTGFAVSSALIGCAVGAWFAGPLANRRGRIPVMVIAAVLFLVSAIGSGFAFGVVDLILWRLVGGLGVGAASVIAPAYIAEVSPARVRGRLGSLQQLAIVLGIFVALLSDALFANVAGGAAETLWFGMPAWRWMFLAAAVPAVLYGVCSLRLPESPRYLVARGRLDDAAHVLRDFTGVADPAPMIEDIRRSLNSEQRESLRDLRGDALGLKPIVWVGILLSVFQQAVGINVIFYYSTTLWRSVGFGESDALTITVITSVTNIVVTLVALALVDRVGRRPMLLVGSAGMAVSLGAMAYAFSTATAVTAADGSSSVVLAAPMSTVALIAANAFVVFFGVSWGPITWVLLGEMFPNRIRAGALAVAASAQWVANFAISTTFPALADLGLMFAYGLYAVMAALSFLFVATMIPETKGRELEDMSDAAHTRAPRVTG